The DNA region GGCGCGCCGGCCATCAGATATATCCCGCGCGCCGGACCGACAACGCCCTGCCCCATCCCCGCCGCCGCCGACGGGCCGCCGGACATATCCTAAAATGGCGGTTTTCCAGATCCGTCATCAAGGACCAATCATGGGTTTTCTCGCCGGTAAACGCATTCTCATCACGGGCGTCCTCTCCAACCGTTCGATCGCCTACGGCATCGCGCGGGCCTGCCATCGCGAAGGCGCCGAACTGGCCTTCACCTATGTCGGCGAGCGCTTCAAGGACCGCGTGAGCGAGTTCGCCGCCGAATTCGGCAGCAAGATCGTGCTGGAATGCGACGTGGCCGAAGACGCGCAGATCGCCTCGACCTTCGAGAACCTGGCGCAGCATTGGGACGGCCTGGACGGCCTGGTGCACTCCATCGGCTTCGCGCCGCGCGAGGCGATCGCCGGCGACTTCCTGGAAGGCCTGTCGCGCGAGGGCTTCCGCATCGCCCACGACATCTCCGCCTATAGCTTCGCCGCCATGGCCAAGGCCGCGCTGCCGCTGATGAAGGACCGCAACGGCTCGGTGCTGACGCTGACCTACCTGGGCGCCGAGCGCGTGGTTCCGAACTACAACACCATGGGCCTGGCCAAGGCTTCGCTTGAAGCCAGCGTGCGCTACCTGGCGACGTCGCTGGGCCCGCTGGGCATCCGCGCCAACGGCATTTCCGCCGGCCCCATCAAGACCCTGGCCGCCAGCGGCATCAAGGATTTCTCCTCGATCCTGAAGTTCGTCGAGGCCAATGCGCCGCTGCGCCGCAACGTCAGCATCGACGACGTCGGCAACGTCGCCGCCTTCATGCTGTCGGACCTCGCCAACGGCGTGACGGGCGAGATCACCCACGTCGACGCGGGCTTCTCCACGATCGTGCCGGGCATGGAATAAGCCGCGAGCGGGGCCACCCGCGATGCGAATGAGAACAAGGGCCGCGTCATGCGGCCCTTGTCATTGGACTCGACACTGGCCGCCAGCCATCAGGCCGGCGCGAGCTCCGTCGACACCTGGACCTCGGTCTTCGTCATCAGCTTGTGGATGGGGCAGCGGCCGGCGACGTCCAGCAGTTCCTGGCGCTGTTCGTCGGTGAGGTCGCCGTTGAGCGTCAGCACGGCCTTCAGGCGGTAGACGCCCTTTCTCTCCTCCGAATCGTCGCGCTGGACGTCGACGTCGATCGACATCAGCGGGATGCCCTTGCGCCGCGCGTACAGCGTGACGGTCAGCGCCTTGCATCCGCCCAGCGCGGTATCGAAGAGATCATGCGGATCCGGGCCGTCGCCTTCCGGCGGCGGCATGTCGATGGGCAGGTCGTGGTCGTTGGCCGTGGCGGTGAATTGCAGGCCCTGCAAGGCATTCTGGCGGATACGTATGGTCATCGCGGCTCCCATGTGGACGGTGGCGGCCGCGGAGGGCGCGGCCGCGGGCAGGCTTGCGTGTGCTTCCGCCCCCATCATACCGGCATGCCGCGCGCTCCACGGACGCGCCTGCGCCGTCAATCGGCGTGCAACCCCATGCTCGCGGTCAGCGTGGAGAAGCGGTCGATATCGCTGTCGATCAGGGCCTGGAAGGCCTGCGGCGAACTGCGCGTGGGGCTGAAGCCGAGCTGGCGCAGGTCGCGCTGCACGTCCTCGCGCCGCATGATGGCGGACACGGCCGCGTTCAGGCGCGCGATGATGGGCGCGGGCGTGGCGGCGGGCGCCAGCAGGCCGTGCCACTGGTCCAGCGTGTAGCCGGGAAAGCCCTGCTCCGCCACGGTGGGCACGTCCGGCATCAACTCCGAGCGGCGCGGCGAGGTGACCGCCAGCGCGCGCAGGCGGCCGGAAGCCAGGAAGGGCGCGGCGCTGGACGCGGTGACGATGCCCATGCCGACCTGGTTCGACAGCACGTCCGTCAAGGCCGGCCCGCAGCCCCGATACGGCACGTGCTGCAAGGCGCGCCCGCTGGCCCGCCGCAGCATTTCCCCGGCCAGGTGCTGGGGCGTGCCGTTGCCGCAAGAGGCGAAGGCCAGTTGCGGCACGGCGGCGGGCGGCGCGGCGGGGTCCTGCCGGCCGGCGCTCTCCAGGGCCTGCGCCAGCGTATGCAGCGGCGAGGACGCCGGCACCACCAGCACCGACGGCACGAAGGCGACGTTGATCACGGCGCGCAGGTCGTGCTTGGGCGAGAACGGCAGGTTGCGATAGACGCCGGGGTTGATGGCGTAGGAGCTGTTGACCATCAGCAGCGTATAGCCGTCCGGCGCGGCCTCGGCGACGGCGCGCGCGCCCAGGTTGCCGCTGGCGCCCGGGCGGTTCTCGACGATGACGGACTGGCCCAGCTCGCGCTGCAATTCGGCGCCCAGGCGGCGCGCCAGCAGGTCGGTGCCGCCGCCCGGCGGAAAGGTGACCAGGATGGTGATCGGGCGCTTGGGAAAGCTCGCCGCGACGGCCGCGGCAGCCGCGGCGCCGTCCGCCGGCTCGGCCACGCCCAGCCGCAGGGCGGCCAGCGACAGGCCCAGGGCCGCGATGGCGAAGGCGCCGGCGGCGCGCAGGCGATTGCGGACCCTGCGCGACGGGCCGCTTTCCGTGCGATCCGGTTCGATGGACATGATGGTCTTCCTCGTGTCGTGTCCCAGAGGTTCGTGCCTGAAATGAAATCGATGGACGCTAGACGTCCAATCCGATATCCAGGACGCGCGCGCTGTGCGTGATCCAGCCGACGGCGATCAGGTCGACGCCCGTGGCCGCCACGTCCGGCGCGGTCTCCGGGGTGATGCGGCCGGACGCCTCGGTGACCGCGCGGCCCCGGCACATGGCGACGGCCTGGCGCAGTTCGTCCAGGCTCATGTTGTCCAGCAGCACGACCTCGACGCCCAGGGACAGGGCCTCTTCCAGTTGCGCCAGGGTGTCGACCTCCAGTTCGATGCGCACCATGTGCCCCACCGCCGCCCGGGCGCGCTCGATGGCGTTGCGCACGCCGCCGGCCAGGGCCACGTGGTTGTCCTTGATCAGGACGGCGTCGTCCAGGCCGTGGCGATGGTTGCTGCCGCCGCCCACCCGCACGGCGTACTTCTGCACGGCGCGCAGGCCGGGCATGGTCTTGCGGGTGCAGGTGACGCGCGCGCCATGGGGGCGGATGGCGTCGGCGATGCCGGCGGTGGCGGTCGCCACGCCGCTGAGGTGGCAGAGGAAATTCAGCGCGGTGCGTTCCGCGGTGAGGATGCCGCGCGCGGGCCCGCGCAGCGTGGCGATATGGCTGCCCGCCTGCAAGCGCGCGCCGTCGCGCAGGACCGGCTGGAAGTCGATGCGCGCGTCGGTCAGCCGCAGCGCCAGGCGCACCAGGTCCAGGCCCGCGAGCACGCCCGGCTGGCGCGCCATGAGGCGCAGATGGGCCTGGGCGTCGGCCGGCACGATGGCGTCGGTGGTGATGTCGCCGGCGCGCCCCAGGTCTTCCAGCAGCGTGGCGCGGACGAGCGGCTCCAGCATGACGTCGGGCAAGGGCGGGACGGTGCGGGGAAGAGAAGCGGAATCCAGGACGGAGGCGGCGTTCATGATATTTATGCTCAGATAGAGTATTAAGAATCCGAAAAAAAGCGCGGCGGTCGAAAAGTAAGGATGACGAGCGGGGAAAGCGGCGAAGGCCCCGTTTCCGGGCCGGCTATTACGGGTCGATATGCCTGCCGGTGCGTGAACCGAAGAGAGCCCGGGAAGACAACCGCCCCTGTGTGTTCATGTCTCGATAGGGTTGGCGAATTTATGCTTTTTTTGAGCATAAGTCTGGTGTCATCGTTTTGTCAACGGCGGCGGGCCGGGTTGCCGTCCGGCGTGGCTGTCAAAAAGGGGGCGACACCGCGATCATGAGCGCGATAGTCGCGCTCCCCGGCCTCAAACCGGATGCAGTTCGCGCGCCAGCGGCAGCTTGCTGCCGGAGATCGCGCGTTCCAGCAGGACGTCCTGGCGGAAACGGAAAAGCTTGGCGGGGCGGCCGGCGGCGCCGCTGGCCATGGCGCCCGTCTCCTCGACCAGGTCCTGCTGTTCGATGAGGCGGCGGAAGTTCTGCTTGTGCAGGCCGCGTCCCGCCAGCGCTTCGACGGCCTGCTGCAATTGCAGCAGGGTGAATTCGGCGGGCATCAGCTCGAAGACCACCGGCCGGTACTTGATCTTGGCGCGCAGGCGCGCGATGCCGGTGGCGAGGATGCGCCGATGGTCGTGCCGCATGGGCGTGCCCGGCAAGGGCGCGGCGGGCGGCAGCGGCGGCAGGCCGGCCACGCCGTGCGCCTCGGGCACCAGGCCCACTTCGTACAGCAGCTCGTAGCGCTGCAGCACCATGTCCTCGTTCCAGGCGGCGCCGTGCAGGCCGAAGCTGATCGCCGCGCGGTCGGCGCGCCGCTGGCGCATGGCGGCGTCCTCGGCCAGGTCCACCCAGGCGGCCAGGCGCGGCTCGACGATCTCCGCCATCGAGGCGCCGGGCCCCTGCCGGCGGTCCTCCCACGGGAAGTAGCGGTACCAGCTCTGCCAGCCCACGCTGGCGACGCCGGTTTCCGCCGGTTCGCGCGTCAGGCCCAGGTAGCTGACCGAGATGACTTGCGCGCCGCCCTGGCCCGAGCGGTCGCGGTCGGCGAAGGTGT from Bordetella genomosp. 10 includes:
- the nadC gene encoding carboxylating nicotinate-nucleotide diphosphorylase produces the protein MSINIMNAASVLDSASLPRTVPPLPDVMLEPLVRATLLEDLGRAGDITTDAIVPADAQAHLRLMARQPGVLAGLDLVRLALRLTDARIDFQPVLRDGARLQAGSHIATLRGPARGILTAERTALNFLCHLSGVATATAGIADAIRPHGARVTCTRKTMPGLRAVQKYAVRVGGGSNHRHGLDDAVLIKDNHVALAGGVRNAIERARAAVGHMVRIELEVDTLAQLEEALSLGVEVVLLDNMSLDELRQAVAMCRGRAVTEASGRITPETAPDVAATGVDLIAVGWITHSARVLDIGLDV
- a CDS encoding NUDIX hydrolase, whose product is MENPVAAELVAVLAAVTDGQPRVLTTEDARALPAGPFESNHRSLQAGLRAWVETQTHHPLGYVEQLYTFADRDRSGQGGAQVISVSYLGLTREPAETGVASVGWQSWYRYFPWEDRRQGPGASMAEIVEPRLAAWVDLAEDAAMRQRRADRAAISFGLHGAAWNEDMVLQRYELLYEVGLVPEAHGVAGLPPLPPAAPLPGTPMRHDHRRILATGIARLRAKIKYRPVVFELMPAEFTLLQLQQAVEALAGRGLHKQNFRRLIEQQDLVEETGAMASGAAGRPAKLFRFRQDVLLERAISGSKLPLARELHPV
- the fabI gene encoding enoyl-ACP reductase FabI, with translation MGFLAGKRILITGVLSNRSIAYGIARACHREGAELAFTYVGERFKDRVSEFAAEFGSKIVLECDVAEDAQIASTFENLAQHWDGLDGLVHSIGFAPREAIAGDFLEGLSREGFRIAHDISAYSFAAMAKAALPLMKDRNGSVLTLTYLGAERVVPNYNTMGLAKASLEASVRYLATSLGPLGIRANGISAGPIKTLAASGIKDFSSILKFVEANAPLRRNVSIDDVGNVAAFMLSDLANGVTGEITHVDAGFSTIVPGME
- a CDS encoding OsmC family protein, with translation MTIRIRQNALQGLQFTATANDHDLPIDMPPPEGDGPDPHDLFDTALGGCKALTVTLYARRKGIPLMSIDVDVQRDDSEERKGVYRLKAVLTLNGDLTDEQRQELLDVAGRCPIHKLMTKTEVQVSTELAPA
- a CDS encoding tripartite tricarboxylate transporter substrate binding protein translates to MSIEPDRTESGPSRRVRNRLRAAGAFAIAALGLSLAALRLGVAEPADGAAAAAAVAASFPKRPITILVTFPPGGGTDLLARRLGAELQRELGQSVIVENRPGASGNLGARAVAEAAPDGYTLLMVNSSYAINPGVYRNLPFSPKHDLRAVINVAFVPSVLVVPASSPLHTLAQALESAGRQDPAAPPAAVPQLAFASCGNGTPQHLAGEMLRRASGRALQHVPYRGCGPALTDVLSNQVGMGIVTASSAAPFLASGRLRALAVTSPRRSELMPDVPTVAEQGFPGYTLDQWHGLLAPAATPAPIIARLNAAVSAIMRREDVQRDLRQLGFSPTRSSPQAFQALIDSDIDRFSTLTASMGLHAD